In the Helicoverpa zea isolate HzStark_Cry1AcR chromosome 27, ilHelZeax1.1, whole genome shotgun sequence genome, one interval contains:
- the LOC124643564 gene encoding proteoglycan 4-like, which translates to MKRSRHRWVGFSLFCISLTLLAIDVPTTTAVKATSLIFSKSSTTAAPEEAPEDGAETETTAEGGEATNTTTTSKLSGIPQIDYIYDPNLPRELNGYNLSDYPFYEAVPKPETIDFKCDGLHDGFYASVPHKCQVYHHCLFGTRYDFLCANYTAFDQKTFICHFVSEVDCKNSPNYWSRNDALYQAATTTTPAPPPTTTTTTTTTTPRPQRPGRRRPAYRYNYDDDDYYYSRDDDYDYEDRRRPRPRRPGKKKRPPVDDYEDDRYERRPRPRDEDPIDDYEDRRPYDRRPAKRPAYPDRRPYDDEEDRRPAARRPRPRPRDDDEERYRPDDEERPRVGQRDQSREDRPKRPRPRDEYRPRDEVVRARDEVIRPRDEIIRPRDEPRVQDEIRPRDEIKPRDEVRAREPIRPRDEIRPRDEIRPRDEIRPRDEIRPRDEIRPRDEIRPRDEIRPRDEVRERPERRPIRDDVEKPRPSRPREDRFSEGRRYRGETPFKSREDRPYTRTDLTQRPYDDRNDDKREAPTAPETPATTLVKPNGHGIFSQPRMPPKIKRPVPINERDKYDYVPIATTKAPPKVDDDEYYDYEEDDTSRPSSSGKTSTVQQRPKPEPVEKEKFKPTRPHYPSKGRKTKRPIDYEEEYDEPVKSQKYTYSQRAKEERVKPKPPPADDEYYDYEEEKISIKERVRPGEDITSKIKDLRPNVKVVKRPFLPSRGGSPYLPRGLQPVAGRDVSAPLNTTPKPTTTSPKPTTSPIPTTTTTTTTTTTTTPSTTITTTTTTEKPTTTITTQKTTTDREEYEEDEEYYDEEDVDYDKNKKETTTVVITTAKPTTEEPTTKEPAPDQKAKNLASKVLKVYNDNYEAIRGKLESTLSPGDYIKPYLATAIPAVENYRQDAYKKEIKPKPEISKPYTATGKPLIPENISIKQNLADSIENDYDVRLNEALTPNLPVSRVPSGFVIPSDRDYTFSRFRSNLQPADPQFAASDISNFQVRKRPQVSGVSIRTPSSYYLQPQRLVYQEDAHRFPRQLFYRPVDFY; encoded by the exons ACTGAAACAACAGCCGAAGGCGGAGAAGCGACGAACACCACCACCACCAGCAAACTGTCTGGGATCCCCCAGATAGACTACATCTACGACCCCAACCTGCCCAGAGAGTTGAATGGGTACAATCTGTCTGACTACCCGTTCTATGAAGCCGTGCCGAAGCCTGAGACCATAGATTTTAAATGTGATGGATTGCATGATGGGTTTTACGCGTCTGTACCGCATAAGTGTCAG GTGTACCACCACTGCCTCTTCGGCACGAGGTACGACTTCCTCTGCGCGAACTACACAGCCTTCGACCAGAAGACTTTCATCTGCCACTTCGTATCTGAAGTCGATTGCAAGAACTCGCCCAATTATTGGAGTCG AAACGACGCCCTCTACCAGGCGGCCACCACAACGACCCCAGCGCCACCGCCCACCACCACCactaccaccaccaccacgACTCCTCGCCCCCAGCGCCCGGGGCGAAGGCGTCCAGCCTACAGATACAACTATGATGACGACGACTATTATtactcgagagatgatgattatgattatGAAGATAG GAGGCGACCCAGGCCACGCAGACCTGGCAAGAAGAAGCGACCTCCAGTTGACGATTATGAAGATGATAG ATACGAACGCCGACCGAGACCAAGGGATGAAGATCCAATAGATGATTACGAAGACCGAAGACCATACGACAGAAGACCTGCCAAAAGACCAGCCTATCCCGACAGAAGACCGTACGACGATGAAGAGGATAGACGGCCTGCAGCAAGAAGGCCTAGGCCACGCCCCAGGGACGATGATGAAGAGAGATATAGGCCTGATGATGAAGAAAGACCCAGAGTAGGTCAAAGAGATCAGAGCAGGGAAGACAGGCCTAAACGACCGAGACCTAGAGATGAGTACAGGCCCAGAGACGAGGTTGTTAGAGCTAGAGATGAAGTTATAAGACCCAGAGATGAGATAATTAGGCCTAGAGATGAACCAAGAGTTCAAGATGAGATAAGGCCTCGTGATGAAATTAAACCTCGTGATGAGGTCAGAGCTAGGGAACCTATTAGGCCTAGGGATGAAATCAGACCACGTGACGAGATCAGACCACGTGATGAAATCAGACCCCGTGATGAGATCAGACCTCGCGACGAGATAAGACCAAGGGATGAAATTAGGCCACGAGACGAAATAAGACCGAGAGATGAAGTTCGTGAAAGACCAGAAAGACGACCAATCAGAGACGATGTTGAAAAACCCAGACCATCAAGACCTAGAGAAGACAGGTTCTCTGAAGGTCGAAGATACAGAGGTGAAACCCCTTTTAAATCCAGGGAAGATAGACCATATACCAGAACCGACCTTACACAAAGACCCTACGATGATAGAAATGATGATAAGAGAGAAGCCCCCACAGCACCTGAAACTCCAGCAACGACGCTCGTAAAACCAAATGGCCATGGAATTTTCAGTCAACCTCGAATGCCTCCAAAAATCAAAAGGCCAGTTCCGATAAACGAAAGAGATAAATATGATTACGTTCCCATAGCAACCACAAAGGCACCTCCTAAAGTAGACGATGATGAGTATTACGATTATGAAGAAGATGATACCAGTAGACCTTCGTCTTCTGGAAAGACCAGCACGGTACAGCAAAGACCGAAGCCAGAGCCTGTAGAAAAAGAAAAGTTTAAGCCTACAAGACCTCATTATCCAAGCAAAGGAAGAAAGACGAAAAGACCAATTGATTACGAAGAAGAATATGATGAGCCAGTGAAATCTCAGAAATACACGTATAGTCAGAGAGCTAAAGAAGAGAGAGTTAAACCAAAACCTCCCCCAGCAGATGATGAATACTATGATTATGAGGAAGAGAAGATAAGTATAAAAGAGAGAGTGAGACCAGGAGAAGATATTACCAGCAAGATAAAAGACTTGCGACCAAACGTGAAGGTAGTTAAACGTCCTTTTTTACCCTCTAGGGGTGGAAGCCCGTACCTTCCCCGCGGACTACAACCCGTCGCGGGAAGGGATGTCTCAGCACCACTAAATACCACCCCGAAACCTACCACCACTTCTCCTAAACCCACAACTTCGCCTATCCCCACTACCACCACCACTACCACCACTACGACTACAACTACACCTAGCACCACTATTACTACAACAACAACTACAGAAAAGCCAACAACAACGATAACAACacaaaaaacaacaacagaCAGAGAAGAATATGAAGAAGACGAGGAATATTACGACGAAGAAGATGTAGATTACGacaaaaacaagaaagaaaCTACTACAGTTGTTATAACAACAGCTAAACCAACTACTGAAGAACCGACTACTAAAGAACCAGCACCTGATCAAAAAGCTAAAAACTTAGCTTCGAAAGTTCTAAAAGTTTACAATGATAACTATGAAGCTATACGAGGGAAATTAGAATCGACATTGTCACCCGGTGATTATATTAAACCATATCTAGCCACAGCTATCCCTGCAGTAGAAAACTACAGACAAGACgcttacaaaaaagaaataaaaccaaaacCAGAAATATCTAAACCATACACGGCTACAGGAAAACCTTTGATACCAGAAAATATATCTATAAAACAGAATTTAGCCGACAGCATAGAGAATGATTATGATGTAAGGCTAAACGAAGCTCTGACTCCGAACTTACCAGTAAGTAGGGTCCCATCAGGGTTCGTCATACCCTCAGATAGGGATTATACTTTCTCTAGATTTAGAAGCAATTTGCAACCTGCAGACCCTCAATTTGCAGCATCAGATATTTCAAATTTCCAAGTGAGGAAAAGACCACAGGTGTCAGGAGTCAGTATACGGACCCCGTCTTCTTATTACTTGCAACCACAAAGGTTGGTCTACCAGGAAGACGCCCATAGATTCCCGAGACAACTTTTCTATAGGCCCGTAGACTTTTATTAG
- the LOC124643517 gene encoding androgen-induced gene 1 protein-like isoform X1, with protein sequence MEKMEEILWKDSNIFYNILCFLITENEKLFDRSDSKLYWLTVYHLFGVLHNAYITIFAAGLDIRSSDIVEIDNLYRYRAGYLTGWNFLFQTIFLTMSLVYDLMEWFDRHETSLGKKLRFCRDVMFSGLVVPLTLFISTMFWTLFWIDRELVFPVVYDQLVPWWFNHCVHTNIAIVLLIETVLQARRHPTHYKLELWLTGGAGVLYAIVYYSIFFFAHRWLYAVFGIMTWWQVCLYQILIWTSTFVFYYIQFPINRIFHREDVEDQKQVTQEQKSGIQNGGFTEQTNDSVLKHRSKNQIESSSF encoded by the exons atggaaaaaatGGAAGAGATTTTATGGAAAGatagtaatatattttataacattttatgttttttaattactgAAAACGAGAAGTTATTTGATAGGAGTGATTCTAAATTGTATTGGTTAACGGTTTATCATTTGTTCGGGGTTTTGCATAATGCTTATATTACTATTTTTGCGGCTGGCTTAGATATTAGAAGCAGCGATATTGTTGAAATCGACAATTTGTATAGATATAGGGCTGGATACCTTACCGGATGGAATTtt CTGTTCCAAACGATCTTCCTCACGATGTCTCTGGTGTACGACCTGATGGAGTGGTTCGACCGCCACGAGACCAGCCTGGGGAAGAAGCTGAGGTTCTGTCGAGATGTCATGTTCTCAGGGCTTGTGGTGCCGCTGACGCTG TTCATCTCCACAATGTTCTGGACACTCTTCTGGATCGACCGGGAGCTGGTCTTCCCAGTAGTCTACGACCAACTGGTGCCGTGGTGGTTCAACCATTGCGTTCACACCAATATTGCTATAGTGCTACTGATCGAGACTGTACTGCAGGCTAGGAGACATCCCACGCATTATAAACTGGAGTTATGGCTGACTGGTGGCGCTGGAGTGCTTTATGCTATCGT GTACTACTCAATCTTCTTCTTCGCGCACCGCTGGCTTTACGCTGTCTTCGGCATCATGACTTGGTGGCAGGTCTGTCTTTACCAGATCCTCATCTGGACTTCCACCTTCGTGTTCTACTACATCCAGTTCCCGATCAACCGGATCTTCCACAGAGAAGATGTAGAAGACCAGAAACAAGTAACCCAGGAACAAAAATCCGGAATTCAAAATGGCGGATTCACGGAACAAACAAATGATAGTGTCTTAAAACATCGGTCGAAGAATCAAATTGAAAGTTCGAGTTTCTGA